From Aristaeella lactis, the proteins below share one genomic window:
- a CDS encoding glycerophosphodiester phosphodiesterase family protein, translated as MRQYTAADFCGFYYAHRGLYDNHHGIPENSLAAFRAAAEKGYGVELDVQLSSDGQVVVFHDDTLDRICGVHGKVIDYPLEQLQEMKLLETAETIPLFTDVLAVLRQGAGPLIVELKTVGKRNPELCEKTREILRSYPGVFCIESFDPMIVRWFRKNAPEIFRGQLAQPEADYQGQLPGVLAWMLAGCRFSFLNKPDFIAYKIGTRPERVLEKRKKGILLVAWTSHDAEKDAKENDAVIFEYCAPPLRYQEG; from the coding sequence ATGAGACAGTATACCGCGGCGGATTTCTGCGGATTCTACTATGCCCACCGGGGACTGTATGACAATCACCACGGGATCCCGGAGAATTCGCTTGCCGCTTTCCGGGCGGCAGCGGAAAAGGGATACGGCGTGGAACTGGACGTACAGCTGTCTTCCGACGGACAGGTCGTGGTCTTTCATGACGATACCCTGGACCGGATCTGCGGTGTACACGGGAAAGTGATCGACTATCCGCTGGAGCAGCTTCAGGAAATGAAACTCCTGGAGACGGCCGAAACGATCCCGCTGTTCACAGACGTCCTTGCGGTACTGCGGCAGGGGGCGGGCCCGCTGATCGTGGAACTGAAGACGGTAGGGAAGCGCAACCCGGAACTGTGCGAAAAGACCCGGGAGATCCTGCGTTCCTATCCCGGCGTATTCTGTATTGAATCCTTTGATCCGATGATCGTCCGCTGGTTCCGGAAAAACGCTCCGGAGATCTTCCGCGGGCAGCTGGCCCAGCCGGAGGCAGATTACCAGGGACAGCTTCCGGGCGTGCTGGCATGGATGCTGGCCGGATGCCGGTTCTCTTTCCTGAACAAACCGGATTTCATCGCTTACAAGATCGGTACAAGGCCGGAACGGGTCCTGGAAAAACGCAAAAAAGGCATCCTGCTGGTTGCCTGGACGTCCCATGACGCGGAGAAGGACGCAAAGGAAAACGATGCTGTGATCTTTGAATACTGCGCGCCGCCGCTGCGGTATCAGGAAGGATAA
- a CDS encoding MFS transporter — translation MKLNVKRTCQIGFAFFGILLLWQVYDSWCPTFLTDLFAHRMYGLTSAELKASAPDKILNVQWLVGIIMACDNLAALILLPIFGNLSDRTKTPIGKRMPYILVGTFVAAVAFPFIPLFFHQNNMAGMIIMMGIVLIFMMMYRNPAVALMPDITPKPLRAKANGIINIMGYLGGGFATILGVFLKLSDYINVTDRSSKMWIIEIPFIVASVLMVISALVLFFTVKENKIEEEMKDELAEGERLAAIENPATDEGPMSPANRRMLLAILGAEFLWFMSDNAIGTYIGNYVIYYLNAASSATMILTLGGGLAAAIGFLIAGGIAEKVGRKWTVSSGLIISFLATMIMIFVRPTGKVVGEHGEFSFPAILFGVWALKGFGMALVHNCSFPMVVELCTSKKIGKFTGYYYAASMSAQTVTPVLLGLIFMRTGAWGALPVYSTILTVCSALVFILLVKNIKTRKVANASGLEAFAEED, via the coding sequence ATGAAACTGAACGTCAAACGAACCTGTCAGATTGGATTCGCCTTTTTCGGGATTCTTTTGCTGTGGCAGGTGTATGACTCCTGGTGCCCGACCTTCCTGACAGACCTGTTTGCCCACCGGATGTATGGGCTGACTTCGGCGGAACTGAAAGCCAGCGCGCCGGACAAGATCCTGAACGTGCAGTGGCTGGTCGGTATCATCATGGCCTGTGACAACCTGGCTGCCCTGATCCTGCTTCCGATCTTCGGAAACCTGTCCGACAGGACAAAGACACCCATCGGAAAGCGGATGCCATATATCCTGGTTGGTACCTTTGTGGCGGCAGTGGCGTTCCCCTTTATTCCGCTGTTCTTCCATCAGAATAATATGGCGGGCATGATCATCATGATGGGCATTGTGCTGATCTTCATGATGATGTACCGTAATCCCGCTGTGGCCCTGATGCCTGATATCACGCCGAAGCCCCTGCGGGCGAAAGCCAACGGGATCATCAATATCATGGGATATCTCGGCGGCGGTTTCGCCACCATTCTGGGCGTATTCCTGAAACTGAGCGACTATATCAACGTAACGGACAGAAGCTCCAAGATGTGGATCATTGAGATCCCGTTTATCGTGGCTTCCGTGCTGATGGTGATCTCAGCGCTGGTGCTGTTCTTTACGGTTAAGGAAAACAAGATCGAAGAGGAAATGAAGGATGAACTGGCGGAGGGCGAACGCCTGGCGGCCATAGAAAATCCCGCTACGGACGAGGGCCCCATGTCCCCGGCCAACCGGCGGATGCTGCTGGCAATCCTCGGCGCGGAGTTCCTCTGGTTCATGTCTGACAACGCCATCGGTACCTATATCGGCAACTATGTGATCTATTACCTGAACGCGGCCTCCAGCGCCACAATGATCCTGACGTTGGGCGGCGGACTGGCTGCCGCCATCGGTTTTCTGATCGCCGGCGGCATTGCGGAGAAAGTCGGCCGGAAATGGACGGTTTCCTCCGGCCTGATCATATCCTTCCTGGCCACGATGATCATGATCTTTGTCCGGCCTACCGGCAAGGTGGTTGGTGAGCATGGTGAATTCTCTTTCCCGGCCATCCTGTTCGGAGTGTGGGCCCTGAAGGGCTTCGGCATGGCCCTGGTCCACAACTGTTCCTTCCCGATGGTGGTGGAACTGTGCACCTCGAAGAAGATCGGAAAATTCACCGGCTACTACTACGCAGCGAGCATGTCCGCCCAGACGGTCACCCCCGTTCTGCTGGGTCTGATCTTCATGAGGACCGGTGCCTGGGGTGCCCTGCCGGTATATTCAACCATCCTGACAGTCTGCAGTGCCCTGGTCTTTATCCTGCTGGTGAAGAACATCAAAACCAGGAAGGTGGCCAATGCCTCCGGACTGGAAGCCTTTGCGGAGGAAGACTGA
- a CDS encoding ABC transporter substrate-binding protein gives MTGKQIKRVMIGLMLIAALLLLSGCHGRLESREAAGAGSAKIPEVFDDTKPIELVFWAKNDTNKVQTAVYTKAIEDFEKMYPNVKINLRLYADYSRIFADVITNIATKTTPNICITYPDHIATYKTGQDVVLPLDDWMSDSRYGLGGSEVRFDSPKQEEIVPEFLKECVLDEHYYALPYMRSTEALYVNQDMVEQLGYELPDMVTWDFVWEVSEKAMEKNEDGTFKINGQKVMIPFIYKSTDNMMITMLKQLNAPYSTENGDVLIFNDTTKSLLQEIYTHAKSRAFSTFAISSYPGNFLNAGQCIFAIDSTAGATWMGSEAPMLDIHEEQIVPFRMKVMPIPQFNPEEPKMISQGPDICIFNKEDPQEVLASWLFTQYLISNEAQLGYAETEGYIPVTLKAQESAEYQDYLSRKGEDDDHYFAKIEASELLLKHTSDTFVTPVFNGSTSLRSAAGQMIENVSKSARRKEKMNDAYIDKLYADVTSLFQLDQIEVKAGKRVTFGELPGEAKTLLITIPCVWVVIGGYSLWAKRKDRKKKAKTQ, from the coding sequence ATGACAGGAAAGCAGATTAAGAGGGTAATGATCGGGCTGATGCTGATTGCTGCCCTGTTGCTTTTGAGCGGATGTCATGGGCGGCTGGAGAGCCGGGAAGCGGCGGGCGCGGGAAGCGCTAAGATCCCGGAGGTTTTTGATGACACGAAGCCGATAGAACTGGTTTTCTGGGCCAAGAATGACACCAACAAGGTGCAGACAGCCGTCTATACCAAAGCGATCGAAGACTTCGAAAAGATGTATCCGAACGTGAAGATCAATCTGCGCCTGTACGCGGATTACAGCCGGATCTTCGCGGACGTGATCACAAATATCGCCACCAAAACCACACCCAACATATGCATTACCTATCCGGACCATATCGCGACCTACAAGACGGGCCAGGACGTGGTGCTGCCGCTGGATGACTGGATGAGCGACAGTCGGTACGGGCTCGGCGGAAGCGAGGTTCGTTTCGATTCCCCGAAACAGGAGGAGATCGTTCCGGAATTCCTGAAGGAATGTGTGCTGGATGAGCACTATTATGCCCTGCCTTATATGCGTTCCACGGAAGCACTGTATGTGAACCAGGACATGGTGGAACAGCTGGGATATGAACTGCCGGATATGGTCACATGGGATTTCGTCTGGGAAGTCAGCGAAAAGGCCATGGAGAAGAACGAGGACGGCACGTTCAAAATCAACGGCCAGAAGGTCATGATCCCCTTTATCTACAAGAGCACGGACAATATGATGATCACCATGCTCAAACAGCTTAACGCGCCGTATTCCACGGAAAACGGGGATGTGCTGATCTTCAACGATACCACAAAGAGCCTGCTGCAGGAGATTTATACCCACGCGAAGAGCCGGGCTTTCTCCACCTTCGCCATCAGCAGCTACCCGGGCAATTTCCTGAATGCCGGGCAGTGCATTTTCGCCATTGACTCCACTGCCGGAGCTACCTGGATGGGAAGCGAAGCCCCGATGCTGGATATTCATGAGGAACAGATTGTCCCGTTCCGCATGAAGGTGATGCCAATTCCCCAGTTTAATCCGGAAGAACCGAAGATGATCAGCCAGGGCCCGGACATCTGTATCTTCAACAAGGAAGATCCCCAGGAAGTGCTGGCCAGCTGGCTGTTTACCCAGTATCTGATCAGCAACGAGGCCCAGCTGGGCTACGCTGAGACGGAGGGCTATATCCCGGTGACCCTGAAGGCCCAGGAAAGCGCGGAATACCAAGACTACCTGAGCCGGAAAGGGGAGGATGACGATCACTATTTCGCCAAGATCGAAGCCAGTGAGCTGCTCCTGAAACATACGAGCGATACCTTCGTCACGCCTGTTTTCAACGGCAGCACCAGTCTTCGTTCCGCGGCGGGACAGATGATCGAAAACGTCAGCAAAAGCGCCCGCCGAAAGGAAAAGATGAATGACGCTTATATCGACAAGCTGTACGCGGATGTGACCAGCCTGTTCCAGCTGGACCAGATTGAGGTGAAAGCGGGAAAACGGGTGACCTTTGGGGAACTTCCCGGCGAAGCAAAAACGCTTCTGATCACGATTCCCTGCGTGTGGGTCGTGATCGGCGGATATTCCCTGTGGGCGAAGCGGAAAGACCGAAAGAAAAAAGCAAAAACCCAATGA
- a CDS encoding carbohydrate ABC transporter permease — MIEKKNARVSRVLVYLFLIIWAFIVLFPFYWMVLTSVKDTAAYNNEKIPEFITTAPTGENYVKAFTEVSLGRYFINTLIFTVVTTGLMMLVIVPAAFAFARLEFKGKGLLFALFLSLMMIPNELVIITNYVTIVNWGFQKGDLTYLGLILPSVTSVFYIYLLKENFEAIPDELYNAAKVDGTSDLKYLLKVMVPISQPTIVTIVILKVIECWNSYVWPRLITKEAKYFLVSNGIQAIRESGFGRQDIPAMMAAVVVVSVPLIVLFLVFRDKIMAGVSRGGTKG; from the coding sequence ATGATTGAGAAGAAGAACGCGCGGGTGTCACGGGTGCTGGTCTATCTTTTCCTGATCATCTGGGCATTTATCGTCCTGTTCCCGTTCTATTGGATGGTGCTGACCAGCGTCAAGGATACCGCGGCCTACAACAATGAAAAGATCCCGGAATTCATCACCACCGCGCCGACAGGAGAGAACTATGTCAAGGCGTTCACCGAGGTCAGCCTTGGACGGTATTTCATCAACACGCTGATCTTTACGGTGGTGACCACGGGGCTGATGATGCTGGTGATCGTACCGGCAGCATTCGCTTTTGCCCGGCTTGAATTCAAGGGAAAGGGCCTGCTGTTTGCCCTGTTCCTGAGCCTGATGATGATCCCGAATGAGCTGGTCATCATCACCAACTATGTAACGATCGTCAACTGGGGATTCCAAAAGGGAGACCTGACCTACCTGGGCCTGATCCTGCCTTCTGTGACCAGCGTGTTCTATATTTATCTGCTGAAGGAAAACTTTGAAGCCATTCCGGATGAACTGTACAACGCCGCGAAGGTGGATGGCACCAGCGACCTGAAATACCTGCTGAAGGTGATGGTGCCGATCAGCCAGCCTACCATTGTGACAATCGTTATCCTGAAGGTTATCGAATGCTGGAACAGCTATGTATGGCCGAGACTGATCACCAAGGAAGCAAAGTATTTCCTTGTGTCCAACGGCATCCAGGCGATCCGGGAAAGCGGATTCGGCCGCCAGGATATTCCGGCAATGATGGCCGCGGTTGTGGTGGTCAGCGTGCCGCTGATCGTGCTGTTCCTGGTGTTCAGGGACAAGATTATGGCGGGCGTGTCAAGAGGCGGAACAAAGGGATAA
- a CDS encoding carbohydrate ABC transporter permease — protein MKQKNNLKAWLYLLPAILFLGVFMVYPLVDVCFYSLEENYHSISQTYTGVGLGNFGHVLSDPFFIQALKNTLILVVITVPVSTGISLLIALGLSSIKALKKAFQTIYFLPYVTNTLAVGLVFMILFARTEYTDGLINALIQAMGYEMVDFINGPYWAKMMVTCLYTVWIVMPFKILILTSALASVNQDYYKAAKVDGASSGRIFRKITLPMISPTVFYLIITGFIGAFKAYSDEVALFGVNLNEAGMNTIVGYVYDMLYSDKGGYPGYAAAAALLLFAIVFTITYINLRFSKNKVQYM, from the coding sequence ATGAAACAGAAAAACAACCTGAAAGCCTGGCTGTACCTGCTTCCGGCGATCCTGTTCCTGGGTGTGTTTATGGTCTATCCGCTGGTGGACGTATGTTTTTACTCCCTGGAGGAGAACTACCATTCCATATCCCAGACCTATACAGGAGTCGGACTGGGTAATTTCGGCCATGTGCTGAGCGATCCTTTCTTTATTCAGGCATTGAAAAACACACTGATCCTGGTGGTGATCACGGTGCCGGTCAGCACGGGCATCTCCCTGCTGATCGCCCTGGGGCTGAGCTCCATCAAGGCGCTGAAGAAAGCCTTCCAGACAATCTATTTCCTGCCGTATGTGACCAACACGCTGGCGGTGGGTCTTGTTTTCATGATCCTGTTTGCCAGGACGGAATATACGGACGGACTGATCAATGCGCTGATCCAGGCGATGGGCTATGAGATGGTGGATTTCATCAACGGCCCCTACTGGGCAAAGATGATGGTCACCTGCCTGTATACGGTCTGGATCGTGATGCCCTTCAAGATCCTGATCCTGACCAGCGCCCTGGCCAGCGTGAACCAGGATTACTACAAGGCGGCTAAGGTGGACGGCGCAAGCAGCGGACGCATCTTCCGGAAGATCACCCTTCCGATGATCAGCCCCACAGTGTTCTACCTGATCATCACCGGCTTTATCGGGGCCTTCAAGGCCTACAGCGATGAAGTGGCACTGTTCGGCGTGAACCTGAACGAAGCCGGAATGAATACCATCGTCGGCTATGTGTATGACATGCTGTACAGCGACAAAGGCGGGTATCCCGGCTACGCGGCAGCGGCGGCACTGCTCCTGTTTGCCATTGTGTTCACGATCACGTATATCAACCTGAGGTTTAGTAAGAACAAGGTTCAGTACATGTGA
- a CDS encoding ABC transporter ATP-binding protein — protein MKVVLENLTKQFASRQKKGEVVTAVNNFNFEIPDGQLIGLLGPSGCGKSTTLNLISGLETPTTGKIYFGDEDVTNLPPEERGVGLVFQNYALYPHLTVEENIIFPLQNLKGAQKMTKEAMHQKAVETAKLVQIDGLMERKPKELSGGQQQRVAIARALVKIPKVLLLDEPLSNLDARLRLQTREELRRIQRETGVTTIFVTHDQEEAMSISDLIIVMKDGVVHQIGKPQEVYDEPVNLFVAQFLGTPQINVFEGEIRDGQVWIGEEAVLDAQGREDRKVWVGIRPEGFIPDENGPFTCKMDRVEVMGRDVSVVSTHEKMTGKSIRSIVSAENKFRPDQTEVKFSLKPYKVFLFDRESEERV, from the coding sequence ATGAAAGTTGTGCTGGAAAACCTTACAAAGCAGTTTGCGTCCCGGCAGAAAAAAGGAGAAGTTGTTACCGCTGTGAACAATTTCAACTTTGAAATACCGGACGGGCAGCTGATCGGCCTGCTGGGACCCAGCGGCTGCGGCAAAAGCACCACGCTGAACCTGATCAGCGGTCTGGAAACGCCGACAACAGGGAAGATCTATTTCGGGGATGAGGACGTGACAAATCTGCCTCCGGAAGAGCGCGGCGTCGGCCTTGTATTCCAGAATTACGCGCTGTATCCCCATCTGACGGTGGAGGAAAACATCATCTTCCCGCTGCAGAACCTGAAGGGCGCCCAGAAGATGACCAAAGAGGCGATGCACCAGAAAGCGGTGGAAACGGCGAAGCTGGTGCAGATTGACGGCCTGATGGAGCGCAAGCCGAAGGAGCTTTCCGGCGGCCAGCAGCAACGCGTCGCGATCGCCCGGGCACTGGTGAAGATCCCGAAGGTCCTGCTGCTTGACGAACCGCTGAGCAACCTGGATGCCCGGCTGCGGCTGCAGACCCGTGAGGAGCTGCGCAGGATCCAGCGGGAAACCGGCGTTACCACGATCTTTGTTACCCATGACCAGGAAGAAGCCATGAGCATCAGCGACCTGATCATCGTGATGAAAGACGGCGTGGTTCACCAGATCGGAAAGCCGCAGGAAGTTTATGATGAGCCTGTCAACCTGTTTGTGGCCCAGTTCCTCGGAACTCCCCAGATCAATGTGTTTGAGGGAGAAATCCGTGACGGGCAGGTCTGGATCGGAGAAGAGGCTGTGCTGGACGCCCAGGGTCGGGAAGACAGGAAAGTCTGGGTCGGTATCCGGCCGGAAGGGTTTATTCCGGATGAGAACGGCCCCTTTACCTGCAAAATGGACCGGGTTGAAGTGATGGGCCGGGATGTCAGCGTGGTATCCACCCACGAGAAGATGACGGGCAAGAGCATCCGCTCCATTGTCAGCGCGGAGAACAAGTTCAGGCCGGACCAGACAGAGGTAAAGTTCAGCCTGAAACCCTATAAAGTATTTCTGTTCGACCGGGAGAGCGAGGAACGGGTATGA
- a CDS encoding O-antigen ligase family protein, which yields MQQAHPRRGYGMTLSACLWLGLFPLLQGGTYYSITHDKLRIMQDLSAVTLLCLLFDLVFFLIHRKKNPSPSSGKRQILVPLLIASALMGLTAVSCFTSIGFTSITWWIGEDARYEGLATQLCYFGLFVCFLFSRVYRRPVVLSASAGVIAYLVVVLLQRAGGNPFGLYPPDKSYALVPEFQGTIGNIDMVTGYLLLMAGFLLYSFLDDLFTLRSSKASSGRSARLKPKDERHPCLSLISLAAFLAAVYLILTMGVQFGVISLSVLLLFTLLRFLPRKARRPLLIILIVVALLVVWFWPGHSGGLWELHEIFHGRARLSFGSNRVAVWYYSILMSKEHLLLGNGSGTFKECFNTFLPEHDYVIPTEQDGLALPAYFDNPHSEYIAQLADHGLLAMLLFILLMLVAVFRRREGWFPCLSPYSAAVLCYAVQAIFSFSVCLVAPMFWALIALSFTEQ from the coding sequence ATGCAGCAGGCACACCCGCGCCGCGGATATGGAATGACCCTTTCCGCCTGTCTCTGGCTGGGCCTTTTCCCGCTGCTTCAGGGCGGAACCTATTACAGTATCACCCATGACAAGCTGCGCATTATGCAGGACCTGTCAGCGGTTACACTCCTCTGTCTTCTCTTTGACCTGGTTTTCTTCCTGATCCATCGGAAAAAGAACCCGTCTCCCTCGTCCGGGAAGCGGCAAATCCTGGTTCCTTTGCTGATCGCGTCAGCTCTCATGGGCCTGACTGCCGTATCCTGTTTCACCAGTATAGGATTCACTTCCATTACCTGGTGGATCGGAGAAGACGCGCGGTATGAAGGGCTGGCCACGCAACTCTGCTATTTCGGTCTCTTCGTTTGTTTTCTCTTTTCCCGGGTGTACCGGAGACCCGTAGTGCTTTCCGCCTCCGCCGGCGTCATCGCTTATCTTGTTGTTGTGTTGCTCCAGCGGGCAGGCGGGAATCCTTTCGGACTCTATCCTCCTGATAAGAGCTATGCACTGGTCCCGGAGTTCCAGGGAACCATCGGAAATATCGATATGGTGACAGGTTATCTCCTGCTCATGGCTGGTTTCCTCCTTTATTCTTTCCTGGATGATCTCTTCACGCTCCGGTCTTCCAAAGCGTCCTCCGGCAGGTCAGCCCGGCTGAAGCCAAAGGATGAAAGGCATCCCTGCCTTTCCCTGATCAGCCTCGCCGCGTTCCTGGCTGCCGTTTACCTGATCCTGACCATGGGGGTCCAGTTCGGCGTTATTTCCCTGTCTGTGCTGCTGCTTTTCACCCTGCTGCGGTTCCTGCCCCGAAAAGCGCGTCGTCCCCTGCTGATCATCCTGATCGTCGTTGCGCTGCTGGTTGTCTGGTTCTGGCCGGGGCACAGCGGCGGCCTGTGGGAACTGCACGAAATCTTCCACGGCCGTGCCCGCCTGTCCTTTGGCAGCAACCGTGTTGCCGTCTGGTATTACAGCATACTCATGTCGAAGGAGCATCTTCTCCTGGGCAACGGTTCCGGGACATTCAAGGAGTGTTTCAATACCTTCCTTCCGGAACATGATTATGTCATTCCAACAGAGCAGGATGGCCTCGCCTTACCGGCATATTTTGACAACCCGCACAGCGAATACATTGCCCAGCTGGCAGACCACGGCCTCCTGGCCATGCTGCTGTTCATTCTCCTGATGCTTGTTGCCGTATTCCGCCGTCGGGAAGGCTGGTTCCCCTGCCTTTCCCCTTATTCCGCCGCGGTGCTCTGCTATGCGGTCCAGGCCATCTTCTCTTTCTCCGTCTGCCTCGTCGCGCCTATGTTCTGGGCTCTTATTGCTCTGTCTTTTACAGAGCAATAA
- a CDS encoding peptidoglycan-binding domain-containing protein, with product MKKNPKVIAGIIGLMILAVLAIVLATYMIPTISEVRREASLTPTPLPPAPDTIRENVYAVVTPEPALHNGSQGEKVTKLQERLQALGYYEGEVDGQFGPGTREAVVAFQERNGLDPDGYAGEETQKVLYSDLAVPKGN from the coding sequence ATGAAAAAGAATCCGAAAGTGATCGCGGGGATCATCGGCCTGATGATCCTGGCTGTGCTGGCGATTGTCCTGGCGACCTATATGATTCCCACCATCAGTGAAGTGCGGAGGGAAGCCAGCCTTACGCCTACGCCGCTGCCCCCGGCTCCGGATACCATCCGCGAAAATGTATACGCGGTTGTCACCCCGGAACCCGCCCTGCACAACGGTTCGCAGGGTGAAAAAGTGACGAAGCTGCAGGAACGGCTTCAGGCTCTTGGGTATTATGAAGGCGAAGTGGACGGCCAGTTCGGCCCGGGCACGCGGGAGGCGGTTGTCGCTTTCCAGGAACGGAACGGACTGGATCCGGACGGCTATGCCGGCGAAGAAACCCAGAAGGTACTGTACAGCGATCTGGCAGTGCCGAAGGGAAATTAA
- a CDS encoding DegV family protein: MKIRMTADSTCDLTPEWIRKYQIGIAPLSVIIDGEVFHDGVDVTPRDIFRAAEAGKSVRTAAVNTYEYKEFFRKQLEKCDQLVHVCLSSEFSTSYNDAVEASREVGNVFVVDSRNLSTGSGLLVLEGIRMINDGAEDGAAIAEALRAKADLVDSSFVVRTIDYLRRGGRCSGLEALGAKMLHIRPSIVVADGKMHPGQKYRGRYEHYLKHYIRDLLENDDNIDFSRVVVVHSPSEEGLVRFAIDTVKSYGLFKEVLEAMAGCTICTHCGPDTLGLMFMRKKKKEA; encoded by the coding sequence ATGAAGATCAGAATGACTGCGGACAGCACCTGTGACCTGACGCCGGAATGGATCCGGAAGTATCAGATCGGAATCGCTCCGCTGAGCGTTATTATCGACGGGGAAGTATTCCATGATGGCGTTGATGTGACGCCCCGTGATATCTTCCGCGCGGCGGAAGCCGGAAAATCCGTGCGGACGGCTGCGGTGAACACCTATGAGTACAAGGAGTTCTTCAGGAAACAGCTGGAGAAATGTGACCAGCTGGTTCATGTGTGCCTGAGCAGTGAGTTTTCCACCAGCTATAATGACGCGGTGGAGGCCAGCCGGGAAGTTGGCAACGTGTTTGTTGTGGACAGCCGGAATCTATCCACGGGCAGCGGACTGCTGGTGCTGGAAGGAATCAGGATGATCAATGACGGCGCGGAGGACGGCGCGGCAATCGCCGAGGCGCTTCGTGCCAAGGCGGATCTGGTGGACTCCAGCTTTGTGGTCAGGACGATCGATTATCTGCGCCGGGGCGGCCGCTGCAGCGGCCTGGAAGCGCTGGGCGCGAAAATGCTGCATATCCGTCCCTCTATTGTCGTGGCGGACGGAAAGATGCATCCCGGCCAGAAATACCGGGGACGGTATGAGCATTACCTGAAGCACTATATCCGGGATCTGCTGGAGAACGATGACAATATTGACTTCAGCCGGGTGGTAGTTGTTCATTCTCCCAGCGAGGAAGGCCTGGTGCGGTTTGCCATTGATACGGTGAAAAGCTACGGACTGTTCAAGGAAGTGCTGGAGGCCATGGCCGGCTGCACGATCTGCACCCACTGCGGTCCGGATACGCTGGGTCTGATGTTTATGCGGAAGAAAAAGAAGGAAGCCTGA
- a CDS encoding ABC transporter permease, with amino-acid sequence MNIWLNFLIDSLAFGATFMYGSTGEILTEKAGHLNLGIPGIMCMGGAGGCLVLNMIGKSGLPPFLIVILGILGSLLLAMFCGLIYSFLTVSLRANQNVTGLALTTFGVGLMKVIMSKLDATVYLIGPKAMYRWPFAGRQDSLQSLGILFFLAIIIALLSSWVLFRTRVGLQLRAVGENPATADAVGINVTRYKYAATCIGSGIAGLGGFYYIIDYMVSQEAYLSLEAFGWLSIALVIFALWRPHLTIVGSFVFGVLFSCSSFITTIPGIQVTMAAKPLLKMLPYVVTIIVLVISSIRNKRENQPPASLGLSYFREER; translated from the coding sequence ATGAATATCTGGCTGAACTTCCTGATCGACTCCCTGGCTTTCGGCGCAACGTTCATGTACGGCTCCACGGGTGAAATCCTGACTGAAAAGGCCGGCCACCTGAACCTGGGTATTCCGGGTATCATGTGCATGGGCGGCGCGGGCGGCTGCCTGGTTCTGAACATGATCGGCAAGAGCGGCCTGCCGCCGTTCCTGATCGTGATCCTGGGAATTCTCGGCTCCCTGCTGCTGGCCATGTTCTGCGGACTGATCTATTCTTTCCTGACGGTGAGCCTCCGGGCGAACCAGAACGTGACAGGCCTGGCCCTGACCACCTTCGGCGTCGGCCTGATGAAGGTGATCATGAGCAAGCTGGACGCGACGGTCTACCTGATCGGCCCGAAAGCAATGTACCGCTGGCCTTTCGCCGGCAGGCAGGACAGCCTGCAGTCCCTGGGTATCCTGTTTTTCCTGGCAATCATTATTGCTCTGCTGAGCAGCTGGGTGCTGTTCCGTACCCGTGTCGGCCTTCAGCTGCGGGCTGTGGGTGAAAACCCGGCAACAGCTGACGCGGTAGGCATTAACGTGACCCGGTATAAGTATGCGGCCACCTGCATCGGCAGCGGCATCGCCGGACTGGGCGGGTTTTACTACATCATTGACTACATGGTATCCCAGGAAGCCTATTTGAGCCTGGAAGCCTTTGGCTGGCTGAGCATCGCACTGGTTATCTTTGCCCTGTGGCGGCCGCATCTGACCATTGTCGGATCGTTTGTGTTCGGTGTTTTATTCTCCTGCTCCAGCTTTATCACGACTATTCCCGGAATCCAGGTGACCATGGCGGCCAAACCGCTGCTGAAGATGCTGCCCTATGTGGTGACCATCATCGTCCTGGTGATTTCCAGCATCCGGAACAAGCGGGAGAATCAGCCGCCGGCTTCGTTAGGATTAAGTTATTTCCGTGAAGAACGGTAA